From one Marmota flaviventris isolate mMarFla1 chromosome 1, mMarFla1.hap1, whole genome shotgun sequence genomic stretch:
- the C1H22orf15 gene encoding uncharacterized protein C22orf15 homolog isoform X3: MFVTVMFGAGYGELVNPWCSLMTLTAHLKQRGQVPQDASLHAFPETIALLAEDGQLVSLGEDLEEKTSPASSKGSPLLQERGTYVLVKIIRGEDGAPTRYESLLENLDDQCPELAGKCQGRTQGGKAFLLPQSHHQGFLGLSEELRWLSGVSTMGNGRRRRMSTRRSHRELEPPSRAGRVSSLPSRTR; encoded by the exons ATGTTTGTCACGGTGATGTTTGGAG CCGGCTACGGGGAGCTGGTGAACCCCTGGTGCAGCCTAATGACCCTCACTGCCCACTTGAAGCAGAGGGGACAGGTCCCCCAAGATG cctctcTCCATGCCTTCCCAGAAACCATTGCCCTCTTAGCTGAGGATGGACAACTTGTGAGCCTAGGTGAGGACCTAGAGGAGAAGACTTCCCCAGCCTCCTCCAAGGGCAGTCCTCTTCTACAGGAACGAGGGACATATGTCCTTGTGAAAATCATCA GGGGGGAGGATGGGGCACCTACCCGCTATGAGTCCCTACTAGAGAACCTGGATGATCAGTGTCCGGAGCTGGCAGGTAAGTGTCAGGGTAGAACCCAGGGGGGAAAGGCATTTCTTCTCCCCCAGTCCCACCATCAGGGTTTCCTGGGTCTTTCAGAGGAGCTGCGCTGGCTATCAGGCGTCTCCACCATGGGCAATGGCCGGAGGAGACGCATGAGCACTCGGCGTAGCCATCGAGAACTAGAGCCCCCTTCAAGAGCTGGAAGGGTGAGCTCCCTGCCATCCAGGACTCGCTAG
- the Chchd10 gene encoding coiled-coil-helix-coiled-coil-helix domain-containing protein 10, mitochondrial, with the protein MPRGSRSAAARPASRPAAPSAHPPAHPPPSAAAPIPAPSGQPGLMAQMASTAAGVAVGSAVGHVMGSALTGAFSGGSSEPAQPAAQQAPTRAAPLQMGPCSYEIKQFLDCSTTQSDLSLCEGFSEALKQCKYNHGLSSLP; encoded by the exons ATGCCACGCGGGAGCCGAAGCGCGGCCGCCCGGCCAGCCAG TCGCCCAGCGGCACCTTCTGCCCATCCACCTGCACACCCACCGCCCTCAGCAGCTGCCCCGATTCCTGCCCCCTCGGGCCAGCCAGGTCTCATGGCACAGATGGCATCCACGGCCGCTGGGGTAGCCGTGGGCTCCGCTGTGGGACATGTCATGGGCAGTGCCCTGACTGGAGCCTTCAGTGGAGGAAGCTCAGAGCCTGCCCAGCCTGCTGCCCAGCAG GCCCCTACCCGTGCTGCCCCACTACAGATGGGACCCTGCTCCTATGAGATCAAACAATTTCTGGACTGCTCAACCACTCAGAGCGACCTGTCCCTGTGTGAGGGCTTCAGTGAGGCCCTGAAGCAGTGCAAATATAACCATG GTCTGAGCTCTCTCCCCTGA
- the C1H22orf15 gene encoding uncharacterized protein C22orf15 homolog isoform X5, with translation MSAKKFMQNCLDYGAWAGYGELVNPWCSLMTLTAHLKQRGQVPQDASLHAFPETIALLAEDGQLVSLGEDLEEKTSPASSKGSPLLQERGTYVLVKIIRGEDGAPTRYESLLENLDDQCPELAEELRWLSGVSTMGNGRRRRMSTRRSHRELEPPSRAGRVSSLPSRTR, from the exons ATGTCTGCAAAGAAGTTTATGCAAAATTGCCTGGACTACGGTGCCTGGG CCGGCTACGGGGAGCTGGTGAACCCCTGGTGCAGCCTAATGACCCTCACTGCCCACTTGAAGCAGAGGGGACAGGTCCCCCAAGATG cctctcTCCATGCCTTCCCAGAAACCATTGCCCTCTTAGCTGAGGATGGACAACTTGTGAGCCTAGGTGAGGACCTAGAGGAGAAGACTTCCCCAGCCTCCTCCAAGGGCAGTCCTCTTCTACAGGAACGAGGGACATATGTCCTTGTGAAAATCATCA GGGGGGAGGATGGGGCACCTACCCGCTATGAGTCCCTACTAGAGAACCTGGATGATCAGTGTCCGGAGCTGGCAG AGGAGCTGCGCTGGCTATCAGGCGTCTCCACCATGGGCAATGGCCGGAGGAGACGCATGAGCACTCGGCGTAGCCATCGAGAACTAGAGCCCCCTTCAAGAGCTGGAAGGGTGAGCTCCCTGCCATCCAGGACTCGCTAG
- the C1H22orf15 gene encoding uncharacterized protein C22orf15 homolog isoform X2, producing MSAKKFMQNCLDYGAWAGYGELVNPWCSLMTLTAHLKQRGQVPQDETIALLAEDGQLVSLGEDLEEKTSPASSKGSPLLQERGTYVLVKIIRGEDGAPTRYESLLENLDDQCPELAGKCQGRTQGGKAFLLPQSHHQGFLGLSEELRWLSGVSTMGNGRRRRMSTRRSHRELEPPSRAGRVSSLPSRTR from the exons ATGTCTGCAAAGAAGTTTATGCAAAATTGCCTGGACTACGGTGCCTGGG CCGGCTACGGGGAGCTGGTGAACCCCTGGTGCAGCCTAATGACCCTCACTGCCCACTTGAAGCAGAGGGGACAGGTCCCCCAAGATG AAACCATTGCCCTCTTAGCTGAGGATGGACAACTTGTGAGCCTAGGTGAGGACCTAGAGGAGAAGACTTCCCCAGCCTCCTCCAAGGGCAGTCCTCTTCTACAGGAACGAGGGACATATGTCCTTGTGAAAATCATCA GGGGGGAGGATGGGGCACCTACCCGCTATGAGTCCCTACTAGAGAACCTGGATGATCAGTGTCCGGAGCTGGCAGGTAAGTGTCAGGGTAGAACCCAGGGGGGAAAGGCATTTCTTCTCCCCCAGTCCCACCATCAGGGTTTCCTGGGTCTTTCAGAGGAGCTGCGCTGGCTATCAGGCGTCTCCACCATGGGCAATGGCCGGAGGAGACGCATGAGCACTCGGCGTAGCCATCGAGAACTAGAGCCCCCTTCAAGAGCTGGAAGGGTGAGCTCCCTGCCATCCAGGACTCGCTAG
- the C1H22orf15 gene encoding uncharacterized protein C22orf15 homolog isoform X6: protein MSAKKFMQNCLDYGAWAGYGELVNPWCSLMTLTAHLKQRGQVPQDETIALLAEDGQLVSLGEDLEEKTSPASSKGSPLLQERGTYVLVKIIRGEDGAPTRYESLLENLDDQCPELAEELRWLSGVSTMGNGRRRRMSTRRSHRELEPPSRAGRVSSLPSRTR from the exons ATGTCTGCAAAGAAGTTTATGCAAAATTGCCTGGACTACGGTGCCTGGG CCGGCTACGGGGAGCTGGTGAACCCCTGGTGCAGCCTAATGACCCTCACTGCCCACTTGAAGCAGAGGGGACAGGTCCCCCAAGATG AAACCATTGCCCTCTTAGCTGAGGATGGACAACTTGTGAGCCTAGGTGAGGACCTAGAGGAGAAGACTTCCCCAGCCTCCTCCAAGGGCAGTCCTCTTCTACAGGAACGAGGGACATATGTCCTTGTGAAAATCATCA GGGGGGAGGATGGGGCACCTACCCGCTATGAGTCCCTACTAGAGAACCTGGATGATCAGTGTCCGGAGCTGGCAG AGGAGCTGCGCTGGCTATCAGGCGTCTCCACCATGGGCAATGGCCGGAGGAGACGCATGAGCACTCGGCGTAGCCATCGAGAACTAGAGCCCCCTTCAAGAGCTGGAAGGGTGAGCTCCCTGCCATCCAGGACTCGCTAG
- the C1H22orf15 gene encoding uncharacterized protein C22orf15 homolog isoform X7 produces MFVTVMFGAGYGELVNPWCSLMTLTAHLKQRGQVPQDETIALLAEDGQLVSLGEDLEEKTSPASSKGSPLLQERGTYVLVKIIRGEDGAPTRYESLLENLDDQCPELAEELRWLSGVSTMGNGRRRRMSTRRSHRELEPPSRAGRVSSLPSRTR; encoded by the exons ATGTTTGTCACGGTGATGTTTGGAG CCGGCTACGGGGAGCTGGTGAACCCCTGGTGCAGCCTAATGACCCTCACTGCCCACTTGAAGCAGAGGGGACAGGTCCCCCAAGATG AAACCATTGCCCTCTTAGCTGAGGATGGACAACTTGTGAGCCTAGGTGAGGACCTAGAGGAGAAGACTTCCCCAGCCTCCTCCAAGGGCAGTCCTCTTCTACAGGAACGAGGGACATATGTCCTTGTGAAAATCATCA GGGGGGAGGATGGGGCACCTACCCGCTATGAGTCCCTACTAGAGAACCTGGATGATCAGTGTCCGGAGCTGGCAG AGGAGCTGCGCTGGCTATCAGGCGTCTCCACCATGGGCAATGGCCGGAGGAGACGCATGAGCACTCGGCGTAGCCATCGAGAACTAGAGCCCCCTTCAAGAGCTGGAAGGGTGAGCTCCCTGCCATCCAGGACTCGCTAG
- the C1H22orf15 gene encoding uncharacterized protein C22orf15 homolog isoform X4: MSAKKFMQNCLDYGAWAGYGELVNPWCSLMTLTAHLKQRGQVPQDGEDLEEKTSPASSKGSPLLQERGTYVLVKIIRGEDGAPTRYESLLENLDDQCPELAGKCQGRTQGGKAFLLPQSHHQGFLGLSEELRWLSGVSTMGNGRRRRMSTRRSHRELEPPSRAGRVSSLPSRTR, translated from the exons ATGTCTGCAAAGAAGTTTATGCAAAATTGCCTGGACTACGGTGCCTGGG CCGGCTACGGGGAGCTGGTGAACCCCTGGTGCAGCCTAATGACCCTCACTGCCCACTTGAAGCAGAGGGGACAGGTCCCCCAAGATG GTGAGGACCTAGAGGAGAAGACTTCCCCAGCCTCCTCCAAGGGCAGTCCTCTTCTACAGGAACGAGGGACATATGTCCTTGTGAAAATCATCA GGGGGGAGGATGGGGCACCTACCCGCTATGAGTCCCTACTAGAGAACCTGGATGATCAGTGTCCGGAGCTGGCAGGTAAGTGTCAGGGTAGAACCCAGGGGGGAAAGGCATTTCTTCTCCCCCAGTCCCACCATCAGGGTTTCCTGGGTCTTTCAGAGGAGCTGCGCTGGCTATCAGGCGTCTCCACCATGGGCAATGGCCGGAGGAGACGCATGAGCACTCGGCGTAGCCATCGAGAACTAGAGCCCCCTTCAAGAGCTGGAAGGGTGAGCTCCCTGCCATCCAGGACTCGCTAG
- the C1H22orf15 gene encoding uncharacterized protein C22orf15 homolog isoform X1 has product MSAKKFMQNCLDYGAWAGYGELVNPWCSLMTLTAHLKQRGQVPQDASLHAFPETIALLAEDGQLVSLGEDLEEKTSPASSKGSPLLQERGTYVLVKIIRGEDGAPTRYESLLENLDDQCPELAGKCQGRTQGGKAFLLPQSHHQGFLGLSEELRWLSGVSTMGNGRRRRMSTRRSHRELEPPSRAGRVSSLPSRTR; this is encoded by the exons ATGTCTGCAAAGAAGTTTATGCAAAATTGCCTGGACTACGGTGCCTGGG CCGGCTACGGGGAGCTGGTGAACCCCTGGTGCAGCCTAATGACCCTCACTGCCCACTTGAAGCAGAGGGGACAGGTCCCCCAAGATG cctctcTCCATGCCTTCCCAGAAACCATTGCCCTCTTAGCTGAGGATGGACAACTTGTGAGCCTAGGTGAGGACCTAGAGGAGAAGACTTCCCCAGCCTCCTCCAAGGGCAGTCCTCTTCTACAGGAACGAGGGACATATGTCCTTGTGAAAATCATCA GGGGGGAGGATGGGGCACCTACCCGCTATGAGTCCCTACTAGAGAACCTGGATGATCAGTGTCCGGAGCTGGCAGGTAAGTGTCAGGGTAGAACCCAGGGGGGAAAGGCATTTCTTCTCCCCCAGTCCCACCATCAGGGTTTCCTGGGTCTTTCAGAGGAGCTGCGCTGGCTATCAGGCGTCTCCACCATGGGCAATGGCCGGAGGAGACGCATGAGCACTCGGCGTAGCCATCGAGAACTAGAGCCCCCTTCAAGAGCTGGAAGGGTGAGCTCCCTGCCATCCAGGACTCGCTAG
- the Vpreb3 gene encoding pre-B lymphocyte protein 3 isoform X2, translating into MVCPRCLVLLLMGVFLAGQVAQLSCTLIPPHTTIGDYGVSWYQQRAGSAPRYLLYYRSEEDHHRPADIPDRFSAAKDIAHNACILTISPVQPEDDADYYCSVGYGFGP; encoded by the exons ATGGTCTGCCCCAGGTGCCTGGTCCTCCTTCTGATGGGAGTCTTCCTAGCAG GCCAAGTGGCTCAGCTCTCCTGCACGCTCATCCCCCCACATACCACCATTGGGGACTACGGTGTATCCTGGTACCAGCAGCGGGCAGGCAGTGCCCCCCGTTACCTTCTCTACTACCGCTCAGAGGAGGACCACCACCGGCCTGCTGACATTCCTGACCGATTCTCAGCTGCCAAGGACATAGCTCACAATGCCTGTATTCTAACCATCAGCCCTGTGCAGCCTGAGGATGATGCGGATTACTACTGCTCTGTTGGCTACGGCTTTGGTCCTTAG
- the Mmp11 gene encoding stromelysin-3 isoform X3 encodes MPVIDRSALCCLEDAGRRQTSPTEYTHPLSIQGQLSAPQASGASLPQAQAQAPPPPPRILRFPWQLVREQVRQTVAEALQVWSEVTPLTFTEVHEGHADIMIDFTRYWHGDNLPFDGPGGILAHAFFPKTHREGDVHFDYDETWTIGDNQGTDLLQVAAHEFGHVLGLQHTTAAKALMSPFYTFRYPLSLSPDDRRGIQHLYGQPRRASTSQASALGPRPGIDTNEIAPVEPEVPPDACEASFDAVSTIRGELFFFKAGFVWRLRSGRLQPGYPALASRHWQGLPSPVDAAFEDAQGHIWFFQGAQYWVYDGEKPVLGPAPLSELGLVGSPIHAALVWGTEKNKIYFFRGGDYWRFHPNIRRVDSPVPRRATDWRGVPSEIDAAFQDADGYAYFLRGRLYWKFDPVKVKALDGFPRLVGPDFFSCAETVNTFR; translated from the exons ATGCCCGTAATCGACAGAAGCGCTTTGTGTTGTCTGGAGGACGCTGGGAGAAGACAGACCTCACCTACAG AGTACACCCACCCCCTGAGCATCCAGGGGCAACTCTCCGCTCCTCAGGCATCAGGAGCTTCtctgccccaggcccaggcccaggcccctcCACCTCCCCCCAGGATCCTCCGGTTCCCATGGCAGCTGGTACGGGAGCAGGTACGGCAGACTGTGGCGGAGGCCCTACAGGTATGGAGTGAGGTGACGCCACTTACCTTCACTGAGGTTCATGAGGGCCATGCTGACATCATGATTGACTTCACCAG gtACTGGCATGGGGACAACTTGCCATTCGATGGGCCTGGAGGTATCCTGGCCCATGCCTTCTTCCCCAAAACTCACCGAGAAGGGGATGTCCACTTCGACTATGATGAGACCTGGACTATTGGGGACAACCAGG GCACTGACCTGCTACAAGTGGCAGCTCATGAATTTGGCCATGTGCTGGGGCTGCAACACACAACAGCAGCTAAAGCCCTTATGTCCCCTTTCTACACCTTCCGCTacccactgagcctcagcccagATGACCGTAGGGGCATCCAGCACCTATATGGCCAGCCCCGGCGGGCCTCCACCTCCCAGGCCTCAGCTCTAGGTCCCCGGCCTGGGATAGACACCAATGAGATTGCACCAGTGGAG CCGGAAGTTCCACCTGATGCCTGTGAGGCCTCCTTTGATGCAGTCTCCACCATCCGGGGAgagctttttttctttaaggcaGGCTTTGTGTGGAGGCTGCGCAGTGGCCGACTGCAGCCTGGGTACCCTGCATTGGCTTCTCGCCACTGGCAGGGACTACCAAGCCCTGTGGATGCTGCCTTTGAGGATGCTCAGGGCCACATTTGGTTCTTCCAAG GTGCTCAGTACTGGGTATATGATGGCGAGAAGCCTGTCCTGGGTCCTGCACCCCTCtcagagctgggcctggtgggGTCCCCAATCCATGCTGCCTTGGTCTGGGGTACTGAGAAGAACAAGATCTACTTCTTCCGAGGTGGGGACTACTGGCGTTTCCATCCCAACATTCGGCGTGTGGACAGTCCTGTGCCACGTCGGGCCACTGATTGGCGAGGGGTGCCTTCTGAGATTGACGCTGCCTTCCAGGATGCTGATG gCTATGCCTACTTCCTGCGTGGTCGACTCTACTGGAAGTTTGATCCTGTGAAGGTGAAGGCTTTGGATGGCTTCCCCCGTCTAGTGGGCCCTGACTTCTTCAGCTGTGCTGAGACTGTCAACACTTTCCGCTGA
- the Vpreb3 gene encoding pre-B lymphocyte protein 3 isoform X1 produces the protein MVCPRCLVLLLMGVFLAVSQPVLAQPDALLVFPGQVAQLSCTLIPPHTTIGDYGVSWYQQRAGSAPRYLLYYRSEEDHHRPADIPDRFSAAKDIAHNACILTISPVQPEDDADYYCSVGYGFGP, from the exons ATGGTCTGCCCCAGGTGCCTGGTCCTCCTTCTGATGGGAGTCTTCCTAGCAG TGTCCCAGCCAGTTCTGGCTCAACCAGATGCACTGCTGGTCTTCCCAGGCCAAGTGGCTCAGCTCTCCTGCACGCTCATCCCCCCACATACCACCATTGGGGACTACGGTGTATCCTGGTACCAGCAGCGGGCAGGCAGTGCCCCCCGTTACCTTCTCTACTACCGCTCAGAGGAGGACCACCACCGGCCTGCTGACATTCCTGACCGATTCTCAGCTGCCAAGGACATAGCTCACAATGCCTGTATTCTAACCATCAGCCCTGTGCAGCCTGAGGATGATGCGGATTACTACTGCTCTGTTGGCTACGGCTTTGGTCCTTAG
- the Mmp11 gene encoding stromelysin-3 isoform X2, protein MARAAGYRGADPRALLFPLLLLLLLLPPPLLARAKPLDTYHHHHHHHHHHHHPVRRGPQIQHAALPSSLAPALATQEAFPPANSPRPPRCGVPDPPDGLNARNRQKRFVLSGGRWEKTDLTYRILRFPWQLVREQVRQTVAEALQVWSEVTPLTFTEVHEGHADIMIDFTRYWHGDNLPFDGPGGILAHAFFPKTHREGDVHFDYDETWTIGDNQGTDLLQVAAHEFGHVLGLQHTTAAKALMSPFYTFRYPLSLSPDDRRGIQHLYGQPRRASTSQASALGPRPGIDTNEIAPVEPEVPPDACEASFDAVSTIRGELFFFKAGFVWRLRSGRLQPGYPALASRHWQGLPSPVDAAFEDAQGHIWFFQGGDYWRFHPNIRRVDSPVPRRATDWRGVPSEIDAAFQDADGYAYFLRGRLYWKFDPVKVKALDGFPRLVGPDFFSCAETVNTFR, encoded by the exons ATGGCACGGGCCGCCGGGTACCGAGGCGCGGACCCACGCGCGCTCCTGTTCccgctactgctgctgctgctgcttttgcCGCCGCCGCTGCTGGCCCGGGCCAAGCCGCTG GAtacctaccaccaccaccaccaccaccaccaccaccaccaccaccctgtgAGAAGAGGGCCGCAGATTCAGCATGCAGCTCTGCCTAGTAGCCTGGCACCTGCCCTGGCCACTCAGGAGGCCTTCCCACCTGCCAATAGCCCCAGACCTCCTCGCTGTGGTGTGCCTGACCCACCAGATGGGCTGAATGCCCGTAATCGACAGAAGCGCTTTGTGTTGTCTGGAGGACGCTGGGAGAAGACAGACCTCACCTACAG GATCCTCCGGTTCCCATGGCAGCTGGTACGGGAGCAGGTACGGCAGACTGTGGCGGAGGCCCTACAGGTATGGAGTGAGGTGACGCCACTTACCTTCACTGAGGTTCATGAGGGCCATGCTGACATCATGATTGACTTCACCAG gtACTGGCATGGGGACAACTTGCCATTCGATGGGCCTGGAGGTATCCTGGCCCATGCCTTCTTCCCCAAAACTCACCGAGAAGGGGATGTCCACTTCGACTATGATGAGACCTGGACTATTGGGGACAACCAGG GCACTGACCTGCTACAAGTGGCAGCTCATGAATTTGGCCATGTGCTGGGGCTGCAACACACAACAGCAGCTAAAGCCCTTATGTCCCCTTTCTACACCTTCCGCTacccactgagcctcagcccagATGACCGTAGGGGCATCCAGCACCTATATGGCCAGCCCCGGCGGGCCTCCACCTCCCAGGCCTCAGCTCTAGGTCCCCGGCCTGGGATAGACACCAATGAGATTGCACCAGTGGAG CCGGAAGTTCCACCTGATGCCTGTGAGGCCTCCTTTGATGCAGTCTCCACCATCCGGGGAgagctttttttctttaaggcaGGCTTTGTGTGGAGGCTGCGCAGTGGCCGACTGCAGCCTGGGTACCCTGCATTGGCTTCTCGCCACTGGCAGGGACTACCAAGCCCTGTGGATGCTGCCTTTGAGGATGCTCAGGGCCACATTTGGTTCTTCCAAG GTGGGGACTACTGGCGTTTCCATCCCAACATTCGGCGTGTGGACAGTCCTGTGCCACGTCGGGCCACTGATTGGCGAGGGGTGCCTTCTGAGATTGACGCTGCCTTCCAGGATGCTGATG gCTATGCCTACTTCCTGCGTGGTCGACTCTACTGGAAGTTTGATCCTGTGAAGGTGAAGGCTTTGGATGGCTTCCCCCGTCTAGTGGGCCCTGACTTCTTCAGCTGTGCTGAGACTGTCAACACTTTCCGCTGA
- the Mmp11 gene encoding stromelysin-3 isoform X1 has product MARAAGYRGADPRALLFPLLLLLLLLPPPLLARAKPLDTYHHHHHHHHHHHHPVRRGPQIQHAALPSSLAPALATQEAFPPANSPRPPRCGVPDPPDGLNARNRQKRFVLSGGRWEKTDLTYRILRFPWQLVREQVRQTVAEALQVWSEVTPLTFTEVHEGHADIMIDFTRYWHGDNLPFDGPGGILAHAFFPKTHREGDVHFDYDETWTIGDNQGTDLLQVAAHEFGHVLGLQHTTAAKALMSPFYTFRYPLSLSPDDRRGIQHLYGQPRRASTSQASALGPRPGIDTNEIAPVEPEVPPDACEASFDAVSTIRGELFFFKAGFVWRLRSGRLQPGYPALASRHWQGLPSPVDAAFEDAQGHIWFFQGAQYWVYDGEKPVLGPAPLSELGLVGSPIHAALVWGTEKNKIYFFRGGDYWRFHPNIRRVDSPVPRRATDWRGVPSEIDAAFQDADGYAYFLRGRLYWKFDPVKVKALDGFPRLVGPDFFSCAETVNTFR; this is encoded by the exons ATGGCACGGGCCGCCGGGTACCGAGGCGCGGACCCACGCGCGCTCCTGTTCccgctactgctgctgctgctgcttttgcCGCCGCCGCTGCTGGCCCGGGCCAAGCCGCTG GAtacctaccaccaccaccaccaccaccaccaccaccaccaccaccctgtgAGAAGAGGGCCGCAGATTCAGCATGCAGCTCTGCCTAGTAGCCTGGCACCTGCCCTGGCCACTCAGGAGGCCTTCCCACCTGCCAATAGCCCCAGACCTCCTCGCTGTGGTGTGCCTGACCCACCAGATGGGCTGAATGCCCGTAATCGACAGAAGCGCTTTGTGTTGTCTGGAGGACGCTGGGAGAAGACAGACCTCACCTACAG GATCCTCCGGTTCCCATGGCAGCTGGTACGGGAGCAGGTACGGCAGACTGTGGCGGAGGCCCTACAGGTATGGAGTGAGGTGACGCCACTTACCTTCACTGAGGTTCATGAGGGCCATGCTGACATCATGATTGACTTCACCAG gtACTGGCATGGGGACAACTTGCCATTCGATGGGCCTGGAGGTATCCTGGCCCATGCCTTCTTCCCCAAAACTCACCGAGAAGGGGATGTCCACTTCGACTATGATGAGACCTGGACTATTGGGGACAACCAGG GCACTGACCTGCTACAAGTGGCAGCTCATGAATTTGGCCATGTGCTGGGGCTGCAACACACAACAGCAGCTAAAGCCCTTATGTCCCCTTTCTACACCTTCCGCTacccactgagcctcagcccagATGACCGTAGGGGCATCCAGCACCTATATGGCCAGCCCCGGCGGGCCTCCACCTCCCAGGCCTCAGCTCTAGGTCCCCGGCCTGGGATAGACACCAATGAGATTGCACCAGTGGAG CCGGAAGTTCCACCTGATGCCTGTGAGGCCTCCTTTGATGCAGTCTCCACCATCCGGGGAgagctttttttctttaaggcaGGCTTTGTGTGGAGGCTGCGCAGTGGCCGACTGCAGCCTGGGTACCCTGCATTGGCTTCTCGCCACTGGCAGGGACTACCAAGCCCTGTGGATGCTGCCTTTGAGGATGCTCAGGGCCACATTTGGTTCTTCCAAG GTGCTCAGTACTGGGTATATGATGGCGAGAAGCCTGTCCTGGGTCCTGCACCCCTCtcagagctgggcctggtgggGTCCCCAATCCATGCTGCCTTGGTCTGGGGTACTGAGAAGAACAAGATCTACTTCTTCCGAGGTGGGGACTACTGGCGTTTCCATCCCAACATTCGGCGTGTGGACAGTCCTGTGCCACGTCGGGCCACTGATTGGCGAGGGGTGCCTTCTGAGATTGACGCTGCCTTCCAGGATGCTGATG gCTATGCCTACTTCCTGCGTGGTCGACTCTACTGGAAGTTTGATCCTGTGAAGGTGAAGGCTTTGGATGGCTTCCCCCGTCTAGTGGGCCCTGACTTCTTCAGCTGTGCTGAGACTGTCAACACTTTCCGCTGA